Sequence from the Deltaproteobacteria bacterium genome:
ACGCTGGAGACGACGGTCCACGAGGGCGCCACGATCGGCGCGGGCGCGATCATCGGCCCGGGCCTGACGATCGGCGCGTACGCGATGGTCGGGATGGGCTCGGTCGTGACGAGCGACGTGCCGCCGCACGGGCTCGTCTTCGGCAACCCGGCGCGGCTGCGGGGATGGGTGTGCGTGTGCGGCGAGCCGCGCGGCGAGGGCATAGAGCCGGCGCGTCCGGGAACCACCTGCGGGCGCTGCGGCCGCGCGTCATGATCGATCTCCTCGCGCACGACGAGGTCGCCGCCCTCGGTCTCGAGGCCGTGCTCGATCTCGAGAAGATTCCGTACCGCCGGGTCGATGCGATCGACGAGACGAGCGCGAGCCTGCTCGTGGCGGTCGGCGACCTCGCGTCGCCGGCGGAGATCGCTGCGGTCGAACGGGTGTCGGCGCTGGTGCTCGGAGGCGGCGAGCTCTTCGCGCGGCAGGTCTTCGGCGTGCCGGCGGCGCGCGTCGAACTCCGCTCCTGCGCGATCGCGCTCGACCAGCCGATCTGGCCGGCCGCGACCGCCGCGATCGCGCGCGAGCACGACAAGCGCGAGCTGCGTCTCCCGGCCGTCCCCACGCTCGACGTGCCCGAGATCACGAAGGGCACCGTGCTGGCCGGCCTCGCCGGCAGCGGGCGTCCGGCGATCGCGCGCCGTAACCGCTGCCTCTGGTCGCCGCTCGACCTCGGCACCGCCTTCGCGCGCCTGACGACGGAGGACGACGGCCTACCCCGCACGCCGCCGTCGCGCGCGCCGTGGTACGGCGCGGCCCGCAAGGCGGCGGAGATCGCCTACTACGCGGCCCCCGACGCGCTCCGCGGCTGGGTGCGGCGCCGCACCTACGCGACGCTCGATCAGCGGCTGGCGGCGCTCGGCGAGCACGCCAGCGACTACCCGATCGACGCGACCGGTCACCTGCTGATCGAGCTGGTGAAGCAGCTCGTGAAGCTCGCGGCGGGATCGTTGGTCCGGATGGCGCGCTGGCCCGCGCCGTACCATGCCGCGGCGAGCCTCACGCACGACGTCGAGCCGCGGCGCTACGCCTACACCCGCGGCATGGAGCGGCTTCTCGACGTGATCGAGGCGACCGGACACCCCGCGACGCTCGGCCTGGTCGCGAGGCCGGCCGCGCGCCACCTGCACGGCGAGCTCGTCCGGCGCCTCGTGCCGCGCCGCGTGCTCTGCCACGGGCTCGAGCACCGCGGCGAGCGGGTATGGGGGCGTCAGCGCGTCGCGGCGACGCTCGAACGCGCGCGCACGCGCCTCGAACGGACGCTCGGCCGCGCCGTCACCGGCTATCGCAGCCCGCGGCTCGATCGCTCGCCGGATCTCGCCTGGGCGCTGGATCGCGCCGGCTTCCGCTACGATTCCTCGTACCCGGACGTCGACCGCGAGAACATGGCGAACTTCGGCCGCGGCGTACGCCTGAACGTCCCGTTCCGTCCGGTGATCGACGACGGCGTGGGCGGCCCGCGCCCGAGTCGCTGTCTCGAGCTGCCGCTCACCGCGCCCGACTGCATCCAACCGCTGTTCGCCGGCGAGAGTCCGGAGCGGCTGCGGCAGACGGTCGAAACGAAGGCCGCCTTCCTCGCGGCGACCGGCGGTCTCTACGTCGCGCTCGTCCACGGCGGCGTCTTCGACGAGGCGGACGCGGACCTCCGCATGGAGCACCTCGAGTTCGTGTACCGGCAGCTCCGACGCGCCGACGTCTGGCTCGCCGCCATGGAGGACATCGCCGACTGGTGGTGTCGGCGCGAAGCGCTCAAGCTCAGCGTGAAAGGGCGCGCCGTGCACGTCACCAACACCGGCGCGCAACCCATCGCGGGCGCCCGCGTCGTCATCGAGCGCGACGGCGGCGACTGCGTCTTGAACGTTCCTCCGCTGCCCGCGGGCGCGCAGATCGCCCTCGTCGTGCCGCGCAGCCGCGCCTTGCCCGCCGCCTGAGCGCGCGATCACGCGGGCGCCGTGTAGCGTCGCGTGCGACCTCGCATGGTCGCCCGCAGCGCAACGCGCGGCTAAGCCTCCGGAAGCGCTGGGCGCGGCTTTGCGCCTAGAAGGACGCGCCGGCACGGGATATCACCAAGTGCGTCGCTCGGGATCCTGCGCACACTGACACGGCAGGTGCGGGGCGCCAGGATGCGGCGGGGCAACGAAGCGTTGCGGGTCGATGCGCCGCGCCCGGGTCGAGCGGCGCCGCCGGGAGCAATCGAGAATCGTGAAGGGATCAGGCAAACGGGTCGCCGTTCTCGGCGGCGGGATCGGTGGGCTCGCGAGCGCGCACTACCTGCTGAACGCCGGATTCGTCCCGATCGTCCTCGAAGCGAGCGACCGGCTCGGCGGCCTCGGCACGTGGTTCGACCACC
This genomic interval carries:
- a CDS encoding polysaccharide deacetylase family protein, producing the protein MIDLLAHDEVAALGLEAVLDLEKIPYRRVDAIDETSASLLVAVGDLASPAEIAAVERVSALVLGGGELFARQVFGVPAARVELRSCAIALDQPIWPAATAAIAREHDKRELRLPAVPTLDVPEITKGTVLAGLAGSGRPAIARRNRCLWSPLDLGTAFARLTTEDDGLPRTPPSRAPWYGAARKAAEIAYYAAPDALRGWVRRRTYATLDQRLAALGEHASDYPIDATGHLLIELVKQLVKLAAGSLVRMARWPAPYHAAASLTHDVEPRRYAYTRGMERLLDVIEATGHPATLGLVARPAARHLHGELVRRLVPRRVLCHGLEHRGERVWGRQRVAATLERARTRLERTLGRAVTGYRSPRLDRSPDLAWALDRAGFRYDSSYPDVDRENMANFGRGVRLNVPFRPVIDDGVGGPRPSRCLELPLTAPDCIQPLFAGESPERLRQTVETKAAFLAATGGLYVALVHGGVFDEADADLRMEHLEFVYRQLRRADVWLAAMEDIADWWCRREALKLSVKGRAVHVTNTGAQPIAGARVVIERDGGDCVLNVPPLPAGAQIALVVPRSRALPAA